In Paenibacillus ihbetae, the following are encoded in one genomic region:
- the dagF gene encoding 2-dehydro-3-deoxy-phosphogluconate aldolase: MSNMERRLYKNRTALNVLAGSIQNAKDVFEAAEGHVLVGVLSKNYPSAQEAVVAMKEYGAAIEDAVSIGLGAGDNRQAAVVAEIVKSYPGTHINQVFPAVGATRANLNGQDGWINSLVSPSGQAGYVNISTGPASAAGTDKAIIPVKAAIALVRDMGGNALKYFPMQGLKLEEEYRAVAKACAEEDFALEPTGGIDKDNFEAIVRIALEAGVRQVIPHVYSSIIDSASGDTIVSDVQELHQTLKALVDQYA; this comes from the coding sequence ATGTCGAACATGGAGAGACGATTATATAAAAACCGCACGGCATTAAATGTGCTGGCAGGCAGCATCCAGAATGCCAAAGACGTCTTTGAAGCAGCGGAAGGGCATGTCCTGGTCGGCGTCCTTTCGAAAAATTACCCGAGCGCGCAGGAAGCAGTTGTCGCCATGAAGGAGTACGGCGCGGCGATTGAGGATGCCGTGTCGATCGGGCTGGGCGCAGGCGACAACCGCCAGGCGGCCGTCGTGGCGGAAATCGTGAAAAGCTATCCGGGAACTCACATCAATCAGGTGTTCCCGGCAGTCGGGGCGACGCGCGCCAATCTAAACGGTCAGGACGGCTGGATCAACAGCCTTGTTTCCCCGTCCGGCCAAGCAGGCTACGTTAATATTTCGACGGGGCCGGCGAGCGCAGCGGGTACGGACAAAGCGATCATTCCCGTGAAGGCGGCGATCGCCCTGGTGCGCGACATGGGCGGCAATGCGCTTAAATACTTCCCGATGCAAGGCTTGAAGCTGGAAGAGGAATACCGGGCAGTGGCCAAGGCGTGTGCGGAAGAGGATTTCGCCCTCGAGCCGACGGGCGGGATCGACAAAGACAATTTCGAAGCGATCGTCCGGATCGCGCTGGAAGCCGGCGTGCGCCAGGTGATCCCGCATGTATACTCCTCGATCATCGATTCGGCGAGCGGCGATACGATTGTCAGCGATGTGCAGGAGCTTCATCAGACGTTAAAAGCGCTGGTTGATCAATATGCCTAA
- a CDS encoding amidohydrolase/deacetylase family metallohydrolase, which translates to MKQRFVLRNVRTVHEEEPFDIVIENGFITELAEANTAAGEDGFDGTGLYVSSGWIDMHVHAVAKLEPYGDAIDEIGVKQGVATIVDAGSCGADDIGDLAAEVARSKTNVFAFLNISRIGLQRIDELSRLEWIDQGKAVKAARAYPDFIVGLKARISQSVVKDNGVEPLRRARELSGRTSLPIMVHIGSGPPPVSEVLDLLQEGDIVTHYLNGKKNNLFDPDGKPIPSLVSAIERGVHMDVGHGTASFSFQVAEYAKDHGIGPGTISSDIYRGNRINGPVYSLASVMTKFLYLGYSLQEVISAVTVKAAAWLKRPELGRIHVGDPAHLTLFAVRQGPHSLTDSEGETRIADRYIEPKGVVVNGSFTAC; encoded by the coding sequence ATGAAGCAGCGTTTTGTGCTGCGGAATGTAAGAACGGTGCACGAGGAAGAACCCTTCGATATCGTAATTGAGAACGGGTTCATCACCGAGCTTGCCGAGGCCAACACGGCGGCGGGTGAGGACGGTTTTGACGGCACGGGGCTGTATGTGTCCAGCGGATGGATCGATATGCATGTTCATGCGGTTGCCAAGCTGGAGCCCTACGGGGATGCCATCGACGAGATCGGCGTCAAGCAGGGCGTGGCCACGATCGTGGACGCAGGAAGCTGCGGAGCGGACGATATTGGCGATTTGGCCGCTGAGGTTGCCCGCTCGAAGACGAATGTGTTCGCGTTTCTGAACATTTCCCGCATCGGCCTCCAACGGATCGATGAGCTGTCCAGGCTGGAGTGGATCGATCAGGGGAAGGCGGTGAAGGCGGCCCGTGCCTATCCCGATTTTATCGTGGGCCTGAAGGCGCGCATCAGCCAAAGCGTTGTAAAAGATAACGGCGTAGAGCCGCTCCGGCGTGCGCGGGAATTGTCGGGACGGACTTCGCTGCCGATTATGGTGCATATCGGTTCCGGGCCTCCACCGGTGAGTGAGGTGCTGGATCTGCTACAGGAAGGGGACATCGTCACCCATTATTTGAACGGTAAAAAGAATAATCTGTTCGATCCGGACGGCAAGCCGATCCCGTCCCTGGTCAGTGCCATCGAGCGAGGCGTTCATATGGATGTCGGCCATGGCACAGCGAGCTTCTCGTTCCAGGTGGCGGAATACGCGAAAGATCATGGGATCGGGCCGGGAACGATCAGCTCCGATATTTACCGGGGGAACCGGATCAATGGCCCCGTATACAGCTTGGCAAGCGTGATGACCAAATTTTTATATCTCGGCTACAGTCTGCAGGAAGTCATCTCTGCCGTCACGGTCAAGGCGGCGGCTTGGCTGAAACGGCCGGAGCTCGGCCGAATTCATGTGGGCGATCCGGCCCACCTCACATTGTTTGCGGTTCGGCAGGGGCCGCATAGCTTGACCGATTCCGAGGGAGAGACGCGCATTGCCGACCGTTATATCGAACCTAAAGGAGTGGTAGTTAATGGATCATTCACTGCATGCTAA
- a CDS encoding DgaE family pyridoxal phosphate-dependent ammonia lyase, with protein MDHSLHAKYGLKRVVNASGRMSILGVSAPTDTVMEAMRIGGQSYVEIADLVDKAGDYIARILGSEAAVVVNSASSGIVLSVAGIVTEGQRRRSDRLHQEPIAKNEIILFKGHNVQYGAPVETMVYLGGGKVVEVGYANEGRKEHIEEAINERTAAILYVKSHHCVQKNMISVEEAAEVANAHGIPLIVDAAAEEDIQKYVKYGDLAIYSGSKAIEGPTSGIVGGKRQYVEWVKAQLHGIGRSMKVGKETTFGLLQALDEYMVKEDKSAQEKAALEELKTLSSLPGIDVAIVQDEAGRAIFRGRVKVDEQAAGISAKAMNDQLREGEIAVYTRDYGVRQGYFDIDPRSLAGDDLQVIITRIQQIAGGK; from the coding sequence ATGGATCATTCACTGCATGCTAAATACGGACTCAAGCGAGTTGTCAATGCCAGCGGCCGCATGAGCATACTCGGAGTGTCGGCACCAACGGATACCGTCATGGAAGCCATGCGGATCGGCGGTCAGAGCTACGTGGAAATAGCGGACCTGGTAGACAAGGCAGGCGATTATATCGCCCGCATTCTCGGCTCCGAAGCCGCCGTCGTCGTGAACTCGGCATCAAGCGGCATCGTGTTGTCGGTAGCGGGGATCGTGACGGAGGGCCAGCGCAGACGGAGCGACCGACTCCATCAAGAACCGATTGCGAAGAACGAGATCATCCTGTTCAAAGGACATAACGTTCAATACGGGGCACCGGTCGAAACGATGGTTTACCTGGGCGGCGGCAAGGTGGTAGAGGTCGGCTATGCCAATGAAGGACGCAAAGAGCATATTGAGGAAGCCATTAATGAGCGCACCGCGGCAATTTTGTACGTGAAGTCGCACCACTGTGTTCAGAAAAATATGATTTCCGTCGAGGAAGCGGCGGAAGTCGCTAACGCTCACGGCATCCCGCTGATCGTCGATGCGGCGGCGGAGGAGGATATCCAGAAGTATGTCAAATACGGGGATCTGGCCATCTACAGCGGCTCCAAAGCGATCGAAGGCCCGACCTCCGGCATCGTCGGCGGCAAACGCCAATACGTCGAGTGGGTCAAAGCGCAGCTTCATGGCATCGGACGGAGCATGAAGGTCGGCAAGGAGACAACGTTCGGCTTGCTTCAGGCACTTGATGAGTATATGGTGAAGGAAGATAAGAGCGCGCAGGAGAAGGCAGCGCTGGAGGAGCTTAAGACGCTGTCCAGCCTGCCGGGCATCGACGTGGCCATCGTGCAGGATGAGGCCGGCCGCGCAATTTTCCGCGGACGGGTTAAAGTGGATGAGCAGGCAGCGGGCATCAGCGCCAAGGCGATGAATGATCAGCTTCGGGAAGGCGAGATCGCCGTATATACCCGGGACTACGGGGTACGTCAGGGATATTTCGATATTGATCCACGCTCGCTCGCCGGCGATGACCTGCAGGTCATCATAACAAGAATTCAGCAGATTGCAGGGGGTAAATAA
- a CDS encoding glycoside hydrolase family 3 N-terminal domain-containing protein, producing MKLTDSPVQTKVEELLSEMTLAEKIGQMFQTDPGTVLRSYHSKIEVSTPVTGPVSERTLSKELISNLGSILSATDAQTAYEVQKVFLEHNRLKIPLLFMFDIIHGFRTVFPIPLGLASSWEPKLAEETSRVAAAEGAASGINVTFAPMADLVRDPRWGRVMESPGEDPYLNGQMAAAMVRGFQGDDLKALDTIAACVKHFAAYGAAEGGRDYNTVDMSEAALRNYYLPAYKAGIDAGAELIMTSFNVYDGVPATTNSFLLRNVLREEWGFEGVVISDYTSLWETIFHMSSKDGEDAAKQGLEAGLDIEMISTEYISHLEQLVERGEVDVALIDEAVRRILTLKFKLGLFDDPYRYINIEREKEAHLKHEYRQLAREAAQKSMVLLKNDGILPLKKDVKSVAVIGPFADSGRILGGWSGLGKPEEAVTVKQGLINKLGNDVKITAAAGCDYSSNDVSGFQAALEAAASSEIVILAMGEEDHMSGEAGSRAYLTLPGVQPKLVEEVLKLGKPTVLVLFNGRPLELKWYHEHVPAILEAWFPGTEGGNGIADLLFGDANPSAKLTMSFPYTVGQVPVYYNCLNTGRPKGHEDNDFRFLSKYLDIPNAPFYPFGYGLSYTEYTYSDAALIGDTLTPGGSVKAMVTVQNTGNYAGEEIVQMYVRDLWGSTSRPLLELKGFHKIHLAPGEKATVEFVIEPEMLSYFTAKKQYEVEEGDFKVFVGKNARDLIECGTFTYTL from the coding sequence ATGAAGCTCACCGATTCACCGGTTCAAACGAAAGTGGAAGAGCTTTTATCCGAAATGACCCTTGCCGAAAAAATCGGACAAATGTTCCAAACCGACCCGGGAACCGTACTGCGTTCCTACCATTCGAAAATCGAAGTCTCGACGCCGGTAACCGGTCCCGTATCCGAGCGCACGCTTAGCAAGGAACTCATTTCGAATCTGGGCTCCATCTTGAGCGCGACCGATGCGCAAACGGCTTACGAAGTGCAGAAGGTGTTCCTTGAACATAACCGGCTGAAAATCCCGCTGCTCTTCATGTTCGATATTATTCACGGCTTCCGCACGGTGTTTCCGATACCGCTCGGCCTAGCTTCCAGCTGGGAGCCGAAGCTTGCGGAGGAAACCTCCAGGGTTGCCGCAGCGGAGGGCGCAGCCTCCGGCATCAACGTAACCTTCGCGCCGATGGCCGACCTCGTCCGTGACCCGAGATGGGGGAGGGTAATGGAAAGCCCCGGAGAAGACCCGTACCTGAACGGACAAATGGCTGCAGCGATGGTAAGAGGCTTTCAGGGGGACGATCTGAAGGCGCTTGATACGATTGCCGCTTGCGTGAAGCACTTTGCGGCATACGGCGCAGCGGAGGGCGGACGGGATTACAACACCGTCGATATGTCGGAAGCTGCGCTCCGCAATTACTATTTGCCTGCTTACAAGGCGGGGATCGACGCAGGCGCCGAATTGATCATGACGTCCTTTAACGTCTACGACGGGGTGCCGGCTACAACCAACTCCTTCCTGCTGAGAAACGTGCTCAGAGAGGAGTGGGGCTTTGAGGGCGTGGTCATTTCCGACTACACCTCGCTTTGGGAAACGATCTTCCATATGAGCTCCAAAGACGGCGAAGACGCAGCGAAGCAGGGGCTGGAAGCGGGTCTTGACATCGAGATGATATCGACGGAATACATCAGCCACCTTGAGCAATTGGTTGAAAGGGGCGAGGTAGACGTTGCGCTGATCGATGAAGCGGTCAGACGCATTCTCACGTTGAAATTCAAGCTCGGTCTGTTCGACGATCCCTATCGTTACATCAACATCGAGCGCGAAAAAGAGGCGCACCTGAAGCATGAGTATCGTCAGCTGGCGAGAGAGGCTGCTCAGAAATCGATGGTGCTGTTAAAGAACGACGGCATTCTGCCGCTGAAGAAGGACGTCAAATCGGTGGCGGTTATCGGACCGTTCGCCGACAGCGGCCGGATTTTGGGCGGTTGGAGCGGGCTCGGTAAACCGGAAGAGGCGGTCACCGTAAAACAAGGTCTTATCAATAAGTTAGGAAATGACGTGAAAATCACTGCTGCAGCCGGGTGCGACTACAGCTCGAATGACGTTTCCGGCTTCCAAGCCGCACTGGAAGCGGCCGCCTCGTCAGAGATTGTCATTCTTGCCATGGGTGAAGAGGATCATATGAGCGGCGAGGCGGGCAGCCGCGCGTACTTAACATTACCGGGCGTTCAGCCGAAGCTGGTCGAGGAGGTGCTGAAGCTCGGCAAGCCTACCGTTCTTGTTCTCTTCAATGGACGTCCGCTGGAGCTCAAGTGGTACCACGAGCACGTTCCCGCGATTCTGGAAGCGTGGTTCCCGGGAACGGAGGGAGGAAACGGAATCGCCGATCTGCTGTTCGGGGACGCGAATCCTTCGGCGAAGCTGACGATGAGCTTTCCGTATACCGTTGGGCAAGTGCCGGTGTACTACAACTGCTTGAACACCGGCAGACCGAAAGGGCATGAGGATAACGACTTCCGTTTCCTCTCCAAATATCTCGACATTCCGAATGCGCCGTTCTATCCGTTCGGTTACGGACTGAGCTACACCGAATATACGTATTCGGACGCCGCGCTGATCGGCGATACGTTAACGCCGGGCGGCAGCGTGAAGGCGATGGTGACGGTGCAGAATACCGGGAACTACGCCGGCGAAGAAATCGTTCAAATGTATGTTCGCGATTTATGGGGCAGTACGTCGAGACCGCTGCTTGAGCTGAAGGGCTTTCATAAAATCCATCTTGCCCCGGGAGAGAAAGCAACGGTGGAGTTTGTAATCGAGCCGGAAATGCTCTCGTATTTCACCGCCAAGAAGCAGTATGAGGTGGAAGAAGGAGATTTCAAGGTGTTCGTCGGCAAGAACGCGAGAGATTTGATCGAGTGCGGCACATTTACCTATACCTTATAA